Within Deltaproteobacteria bacterium, the genomic segment GTCCTAAAGACTCCCACATCAAAAAAATAAAATTTGGGATGCACGATAAGTCGCCTTTTTGCCTTCTTAGAAAAAATGGGTATCCGGTAACCGATCATAAGATCCTCAAGGATCGAAAAATAACTCTCAACGACCTTTCTCTCGACATGACATTCCCTTGCCACAGAAGAAATGCTCAAAACAGACCCCTGGGAAAAACTCGCAGCCTCCAGAAATCGAGCAAATGCCGACAGATTTCTTGTAAGCCCTTCCTGACGGATCTCTTCCTCAAGATAGGTCCTTACATAAGCCTCAAGATATTTTTGGGGATCAGCTTCCGTGTAGACGCTGGGTAAATGACCATACCTGAGAGAATGCTCTAACTTAAAATCCCCTCCCAATTCGGCAATAGATAGCGGGTGCATGGAAAGCGTTAACGCCCGGCCGGCGAGAAGATTGGGACCTTTTCTTTTCAGCTTCCGCGGGCTAGACCCGGTGAGAATAAAGTGATATTTTTTTGATTCAACCAAACGGTGAACTTCATGCAAAAGTTCGGGGATTCGCTGTATTTCATCAATGATGATCCAATCCCTGAAATCAGGAGGGATAAAATTCGACAATCGTTGTGGATTCGCTGTCAAATCATTAAACAGCTCAGCTTCTAATAAATCGAAATAGACAGCCTTTGGAAAGGAGGACTTAACCCATGTGGTCTTACCGGTTCCCCTGGGACCGAATAAGAAGAAGCTTTTGGCTTTGGGGGGGATGATAGATCTGGAATACATGATTCCATTTTACATATAAA encodes:
- a CDS encoding ATP-binding protein: MYSRSIIPPKAKSFFLFGPRGTGKTTWVKSSFPKAVYFDLLEAELFNDLTANPQRLSNFIPPDFRDWIIIDEIQRIPELLHEVHRLVESKKYHFILTGSSPRKLKRKGPNLLAGRALTLSMHPLSIAELGGDFKLEHSLRYGHLPSVYTEADPQKYLEAYVRTYLEEEIRQEGLTRNLSAFARFLEAASFSQGSVLSISSVARECHVERKVVESYFSILEDLMIGYRIPIFSKKAKRRLIVHPKFYFFDVGVFRTLRPMGPLDAPEEVDGIALETLFLQEFIALNSALNLGYKIFYWRTSNGREVDFVLYGPKGLLAFEIKRTSRITSAMLGGLKSFVADYPMAKAYFVYAGHRRMFEDKIEIIPALEILKNLEKLLS